A single window of Plasmodium malariae genome assembly, chromosome: 8 DNA harbors:
- the PmUG01_08021800 gene encoding conserved Plasmodium protein, unknown function has translation MMESKNADKETGNGNKKREKKKYAANPKKKNLKEGGDKKPKNYLKGSEKNNDSVIGIAKKERNDNIREDAKKEKHYMPKTNVSEVKNKKRQDLVNDVDNKRSRCCALCFCCCDNEDEKLNELILEDERRKEEEERKRIKRLEEERIKMLEEEKRLKLLEEEKRLKLLEEEERLRILAEEEEKHKMKEEEEEEEEEEEEEQKTKETKLIKKEIKPKIFLKKKVKLNFIGAASAPTPPDESACIGPSPEVKKTSVPVQEGVYLIYSPENNGQLEVYYSKTAKQGKGVIAYIQSKTIPDFYFQKNNGKEILLADVSRKMQSIYVNDLKPYYESYIKFIKMQKKFNGVLYFLPAFDAQPPPKVDIIFYDSKKKKLHFTPIEKPVEFNGDLLFVIQAGLQIFREEIDTEKLCSYIKAYGALLNLT, from the exons ATGATGGAGTCGAAAAACGCTGATAAGGAAACAGGTAAtgggaataaaaaaagggaaaagaaaaaatatgctgCAAATcctaaaaagaaaaatttgaaaGAAGGGGGAGATAAAAAGCCTAAGAATTATCTGAAGGGGAGTGAAAAAAACAATGATTCGGTTATAGGTATtgcaaaaaaggaaagaaatgATAATATCAGGGAAGATGCAAAAAAAGAGAAGCATTATATGCCTAAAACTAATGTAAGCGAagttaagaataaaaaaagacaagATTTAGTAAATGATGTAGACAATAAAAGGAGTAGATGTTGTGCTTTGTGTTTTTGCTGTTGTGATAATGAAGACGAAAAATTGAATGAACTAATTTTAGAAGATGAAAGACGAAAGGAAGAAGAGGAAAGAAAACGAATTAAAAGGTTAGAGGAGGAAAGGATTAAAATGTTGGAGGAGGAGAAAAGGCTTAAGTTGTTGGAGGAGGAGAAAAGGCTTAAGTTGTTGGAGGAGGAAGAGAGACTTAGAATATTGGCGGAGGAGGAAGAGAAGCACAAGATGAAGGAAGAggaggaagaggaagaagaggaagaagaggaagaacaaaaaacgaaagaaacaaaattaataaaaaaagaaataaaacctaagatatttttaaaaaaaaaagtaaaactaAATTTTATTGGTGCAGCATCAGCACCTACCCCACCAGATGAATCAGCATGTATTGGTCCATCTCCGgaagtaaaaaaaacatCAGTACCTGTGCAAGAAGgggtatatttaatttactcTCCTGAGAATAATGGACAGTTAGAAGTATATTATTCCAAAACTGCTAAACAAGGGAAAGGAGTAATAGCATACATACAATCTAAAACTATACCTgacttttattttcaaaaaaataatggaaaagAAATTCTTCTTGCGGATGTGTCTAGAAAAATGCAAAGCATTTATGTAAATGATCTAAAACCCTATTATGAAtcttatattaaatttataaaaatgcaaaaaaagtTCAACGGagttttatactttttaccCGCCTTTGACGCACAACCACCTCCAAAAGTGgatatcatattttatgaTAGTAAGAAAAAGAAG ctgCACTTTACCCCAATAGAGAAACCAGTCGAGTTTAATGGAGATCTCCTTTTTGTAATTCAGGCAGGGCTTCAAATATTCCGGGAGGAAATAGACACTGAGAAGCTTTGCTCCTACATAAAGGCATATGGGGCATTGTTAAATTTAACTTGA
- the PmUG01_08021700 gene encoding conserved Plasmodium protein, unknown function produces the protein MSMLMLMNVWVKVSFLIISIQLYGGLSMKCCTSSVKQTHKGISTLYRKVFPSKVVMHIKHTGNRSRRIGNKGKHHEKRKKKIQTVPLEKIESKIICCKDEAYSKVPTESSHRMLEGLPEKVQLPNLTKLLKMTTMSKRSMFPIFPMMYYITPRGGTTEGRGKSRRYSEPRGSRSNRSVTVQMTLAPKGSIHEKRTKEILEDPVKNYPWEISIPFHETITRELSPYYNFLKCEWAYLDYKRDSRKACGKIEGGVENYEGKGLKLEKGVDRPRYKEMPYYLDHGVEWRNFNHDEMIQFDIDPDGNQDQTFLETEEDLEYRQWGNWNYNCAKETTQLNTAWRDPVLSKNLTNLIYPWNHKAHENHIIPYGFPSPTFFIPEPKIEWELAARGFFGGYYEDPNWNRIKQYKIMKKLILEWHECKKDDPRIAAIKTELFGISSRKKYPSKQIKLINEHALLRAKEILLDHILDPNNDPDYITYFLDRAEPIDYIGGGNHKCPQEEIRNKTIVLNMCVYSNKQQQESYSYNMSIPEMAEMYHYYMTEIRGEGRTHQSCEDPVEDKYQCYELQNERKKFSALYALYKPLWSNKKFGEEFGDALREGEKLHINKFNKFNHILKLKKKKKLTQEEVNQCNYVDDYGHVDDQYDV, from the coding sequence ATGAGTATGCTAATGCTGATGAATGTATGGGTGAAGGTGTCGTTTCTTATAATTTCTATCCAATTGTATGGAGGACTATCTATGAAATGCTGTACTTCCTCTGTCAAACAAACACACAAAGGGATTTCCACCTTATACAGAAAGGTTTTCCCATCTAAGGTTGTAATGCACATCAAGCACACTGGGAATAGAAGTAGACGAATAGGTAATAAGGGTAAACATcatgaaaaaaggaaaaaaaagattcaAACTGTACCTcttgaaaaaatagaaagcaAAATAATCTGCTGCAAAGATGAGGCATATAGTAAGGTGCCCACTGAGTCTTCACACCGAATGTTGGAAGGACTGCCCGAAAAAGTGCAGCTTCCCAATTTAACAAAACTTCTCAAAATGACGACAATGTCCAAAAGGTCTATGTTTCCCATATTTCCCATGATGTACTACATAACTCCGCGTGGTGGAACAACAGAGGGGAGGGGTAAAAGTCGGAGGTACAGCGAGCCGAGAGGTAGTAGATCAAATCGCAGTGTAACGGTCCAGATGACGTTGGCCCCAAAAGGATCCATACACGAAAAAAGAACGAAAGAAATTTTAGAAGATCCAGTTAAGAACTACCCATGGGAAATAAGTATTCCATTTCACGAAACGATAACACGTGAGTTAAGTCCTTATTACAATTTTCTAAAATGTGAGTGGGCATATTTAGATTACAAAAGGGATTCGAGAAAAGCGTGTGGAAAAATAGAAGGAGGAGTTGAAAACTATGAAGGGAAAGGgttaaaattagaaaaaggAGTAGACAGACCAAGATATAAAGAAATGCCATATTATCTAGATCATGGTGTTGAGTGGAGAAATTTTAATCATGATGAAATGATTCAATTTGATATTGATCCAGATGGAAATCAAGATCAAACATTCTTAGAAACAGAAGAAGATTTAGAGTATAGACAATGGGGTAATTGGAATTACAATTGTGCAAAGGAAACAACACAATTAAATACAGCATGGAGAGATCCagttttatcaaaaaatttaacaaacCTTATTTATCCATGGAATCATAAAGCTCATGAAAATCATATTATTCCTTATGGTTTTCCAAGTcctactttttttatacctGAACCTAAAATTGAGTGGGAATTAGCAGCACGAGGATTTTTTGGTGGATATTATGAAGATCCTAACTGGAATAGAATAAagcaatataaaattatgaaaaaacttATACTAGAATGGCATGAATGTAAGAAAGATGACCCAAGAATTGCTGCAATAAAAACAGAACTGTTTGGCATCTCgagtagaaaaaaatatccctcaaaacaaattaaattgaTAAATGAACATGCTTTATTAAGAGCAAAAGAAATCTTACTTGATCATATTCTAGATCCAAATAATGATCCAGATTATATTACGTATTTTCTTGATAGAGCTGAACCAATTGATTATATTGGAGGTGGGAATCACAAATGCCCACAAGAAGaaattagaaataaaacTATTGTCTtaaatatgtgtgtatattcaaataaacaACAACAAGAATCATACTCCTATAATATGTCCATCCCAGAAATGGCAGAAATGTACCATTACTATATGACAGAAATTAGAGGAGAAGGAAGGACACATCAATCATGTGAAGATCCTGTAGAAGATAAATATCAATGCTATGAATtacaaaatgaaagaaaaaaattttcagctctatatgcattatataaACCCTTATggagtaataaaaaatttggcGAAGAATTTGGGGATGCACTAAGAGAAGGGGAGAAATTACACATAAACAAATTCAACAAGTTTAAtcatattttgaaattaaaaaaaaaaaaaaaattaacccAGGAGGAAGTTAACCAATGCAACTATGTCGACGATTATGGTCATGTAGACGATCAGTACGACGTGTAA
- the PmUG01_08021600 gene encoding conserved Plasmodium protein, unknown function — MSNKPHLSEFYNVYKDSRNKWGFPINKLNLNIDNYKTRKTKIFLYVLWNTVLFIYLLEFFLNLLFVLYIPYINIISKTIFFFSIFDLAIVIILTCQGIYAYTNDISSLLKKSGKFFFILSVWCFLKLLLYVIITILSFAFISNEKMNSSLYYYGSRSIYFNYFMEIIITINIVKSVLTLFTGQKVQYIFSCIRTCTILKTKIRKDLEKQSFLFDYDSYGTFMTDFQSVKNYV, encoded by the exons ATGTCTAATAAGCCGCACTTGTCAGAATTTTATAATGTGTATAAAGACAGTAGAAATAAATGGGGATTTccaataaacaaattaaatttgaacatagataattataaaacacgtaaaacaaaaatatttctttatgtATTATGGAATacagtattatttatatatttactagaattttttttaaatttactattcgttttatatataccttatataaatataatcagTAAAaccattttctttttttccattttcgATTTAgctattgttattatattaacatgTCAAGGAATATATGCTTATACTAATGatatatcatcattattaaaaaagtcaggcaaatttttttttatattaagtgTATGGTgttttttgaaattattgttgtatgttataattacaatattatcttttgcatttatttcaaatgaaaaaatgaacagtTCATTATATTACTATGGAAGTAgaagtatatatttcaattattttatggaaataataataactataAATATTGTTAAGTCCGTTTTAACCCTTTTCACAG ggcAAAAGGTTCAGTATATCTTTAGTTGTATAAGAACATGTACTATTTTAAAAACCAAAATTCGAAAAGATCTCGAAAAACAATCTTTCCTATTTGATTACGACTCCTATGGCACATTTATGACTGACTTTCAAAGTGTAAAGAATTATGTTTAA